A window of Kwoniella newhampshirensis strain CBS 13917 chromosome 9, whole genome shotgun sequence contains these coding sequences:
- a CDS encoding presequence translocated-associated motor subunit PAM17, mitochondrial — MSRSALTNLRPFLRSTPSPLFLSIRHASTSTPSSASPLDAPTQPSSSATTSSSPSTTPIPLPLTWPNYLSLRRQRRLWSTLTTVPTTFAGLTLGGGYFASLEADPTQLIMGIEPMFVYGGATFGCMALGYLVGPTIGSFLFSLTHPSVSRGNPPALEVMDREFYHRIKRNRADPRFQSVQNIVPDFYGEKIVSLSTYRRWLRDQAVYKRKAMHGVPSEEQ, encoded by the exons ATGTCACGATCAGCTCTGACCAACCTCCGACCCTTCCTCCGATCTACTCcctcccctctcttcctctcaatcAGACACGCTTCAACCTCCACCccctcctctgcttctccacTCGACGCACCCACTCAACCATCTTCATCGGCtaccacctcatcatctccaagcACGACCCCcatcccactcccactGACATGGCCCAACTacctttctcttcgccGACAAAGACGTCTGTGGTCTACGTTGACCACTGTACCGACGACTTTTGCGGGATTGACATTGGGTGGAGGATATTTTGCGAGTCTGGAAGCGGATCCGACGCAATTAATCATGGGCATTGAgccgat GTTTGTGTATGGCGGTGCGAC ATTCGGATGTATGG CCCTTGGATACCTCGTCGGACCAACGATCGgctctttccttttctcccTCACCCATCCTTCCGTCTCAAGAGGGAACCCACCCGCACTGGAAGTCATGGACAGGGAGTTTTATCACAGGATCAAGCGGAATAGGGCGGATCCAAGGTTTCAAAGCGTGCAGAACATCGTGCCGGATTTCTACggcgagaag ATCGTGTCCCTTTCAACATACAGACGGTGGCTCAGAGATCAAGCGGTCTACAAGCGGAAAGCGATGCACGGTGTGCCCAGCGAGGAGCAGTGA